Genomic window (Ureibacillus composti):
CATGTTGAATGATCGAAAAGTTGAATCAAGCGTAGAAAATCATTACCAATATTAGGTTTTAAGTTAAACTTAAAAAAACGAGGGATTAGATGAGTATTTATGATATTACTGTAACCGATGCAAACGGTAAACAGTATTCGCTAGAACGTTATAAAGGTAAAGTAATGCTGATTGTCAACACTGCAACAAAATGTGGCTTTACTCCCCAATTCGAAGAACTCGAAGAACTATATAAAAAATATCAAAAAGAGGATTTTGTGGTGTTAGGTTTCCCTTCTAACCAATTCAAACAAGAACTAAGCTCCGGTAAAGAAGCAGAAGAAGCATGTCGATTATCGTATGGAGTTTCCTTCCCTATACATGACTTAGTTAAAGTAAATGGGAATGAGGCACATGAACTCTTTAAATATCTCACTGAGGAATCAAAAGGGATTCTCGGAAAGAATGTTAAATGGAACTTTACGAAGTTTTTAGTCGATCAACAAGGAAATGTCGTAAAACGGTATGCTCCAACTGATAAACCATCAAAGTTTGAAAATGAAATAAAAGAATATCTTTAACGAACAATGCCCTAAAAGACTTTGCTTTTAGGGCATTTGATTTTATCTAAATTTTTTCTAAAAAGGTTCCAACCATTTTTACACCTGTTTCTGTACCAATAGATTCAGGGTGGAATTGTAAACCATACACTGGATATTGTTTATGTTGAATTGCCATTATTTCTTGATCATCTGTAGAGGTAGCTATAATTTCAAAATCCTCATGCAATGTGGCTGGCTCTATTACTAATGAATGGTAGCGCATTACAGCTATGTCTTCTGTTAAGGAATTAAATAATCCTTCCCTCTTATATGTTAAATATGACAGTTTCCCATGCATTATATTTTCTGCTCTAACAATATTACCTCCGAAAGCAGCACCAATTGACTGATGCCCCAAACAAATACCTAGTATCGGAAATTCAGTATAAAGTTGTCTTACTACATCAATAGTGATCCCCGCATCGTCAGGAGTCCCTGGTCCAGGTGAAAGGACAATTGCTTCTGGATTTAATTCTCTAATCTCTTCTATTGTAATAGCATCATTTCGAACGACTTGTACGTTTTTACCTAAGCTTGAGATTTGTTGATAGAGATTATATGTGAATGAATCATAGTTATCAATTAGTAAAATCATCGGTGCACCTCCAACAATGCCTTTGCTTTATTAAGGGTTTCTTCATATTCAGACTGAGCATTTGAATCGTAAACAATTCCTGCACCAGCTTGTACATGGGCCTTTTCATCTTTCACAATCATTGTACGAATTGCTAAAGCTAAATCTAAATTCCCATTTAATGAAAGATAACCAATCGCACCGGCATAAACTCCGCGTTTTCTTTGTTCTAGTTCATTAATAATTTGCATGGCACGAATTTTCGGTGCCCCTGATACTGTCCCAGCAGGTAGACAAGAGGTTAACACGTCAAGGACATGTACATCATCATTTAACTCACCAATTACTTCTGAAACTATATGCATTACATATTTATATCTTTCTATTGTCATGTATTTACTAACTTTTACTGACCCGATTTTACTCACCCGACCAATATCGTTTCGACCTAGGTCGACTAGCATTCGATGTTCTGCTATTTCTTTCTCATCATGTAGCAGTAACTGTTCCGTTTGTAGGTCCTCTTCGGTCGTTTTTCCTCGAGGTTTAGTACCTGCAATTGGATTCGTTGTAATAATTCGATCCTGGACCTTTACTAAACTCTCTGGAGAAGTACCTAAAATTGTATATTGATCAAATTCTAAGTAAAACATATATGGCGAAGGATTAGATGTTCTAAGTTTTCGATATAGTGCAAATGGGTCACCGTTGAAGTCAGCTGAAAATCTTTGCGATAAAACAACCTGGAATATGTCTCCGCGCTCAATATGATTTTTTGCAGTTTCAACCATTTCAATAAAGTCTTCTTTCTTAATTGTTGGCTCAAACTTAACAGAAATGGATTGTTCCTCTTTAAATGTAACACCCTGTTTTATTTCATCAATAAGTCTTCCAATTGACTGTTCCATTTCTTTTTCTGATTTACCTGATTGGAAAAGATCAACGGCAGCTATTGTTACAGTTTGAAGCAAATGATCAAAGACAATAAATGTATCATAAAAATTAACATGTACATCTGGCATGTTTAAATCATCTTGTAGTACTTCACCAATTTTTTCATTATAAAAAGCAGTATCGTATCCAAAATAACCAATCGCCCCTCCAAAAAATGAAAAGGGATACTGAGCATTTTGGATTGGAAGCATTTCACGAAGTTTTTGTAAGACCGATCCTGATTCTCTAATTAATTCCTCTTCTTTGTAATTGTAGTAGTAATAATCATGATTTCCCTTTAATTCTGCGATTGGATTCACAGCGATAAAAGAGTATCGTCCACTTTCTTCATGTTTTGCAGAGGATTCAAATAAAACTTTATGCTTCCCCTTCAAACTTTGAAACACAGAAATCGGTGTCATCATATCGCCTTGTAACTCACGAATGATATAATTTTTCACTTCAACAGTCATGCTCAACTCTCTCCTTCTCTACTCGACTAAACTTACACCATTTTTTAATGTATCCTGTTAATACCTATGAGATTGATTCAAAACATTTGCGAATCAGCACAACCATTTCAATCTTTCATGGATTAACATTCTACAAAAATACAAAAAAGGCTTTCCATCACAAAGGACGGAAAAGCCGTGGTGCCACCTTCATTGACTAATTTATTGGTTCTAAATTGAATACATAAATTAGTCCTCTCAACTGTTGTAACGTAACAAATTCGCTAATACCTACTACTATTTCAGCACTAGAAGCTAGAAACCCATTCATATTATGTCATGCACTAGCTTACACCAACCGCTAGTTCTCTGAGCCATCCCATAATACTACTCTTTTTCATCATTGCTTTATTATTTAGCTACCCCTATTTTATTATAAATTTTACCACTATTCAAATGTAATTATAGAAAATAAAAAAAAATCAGATAAACCGAGAATTTTCAAATAAAATAAAGCTGACTCATTACACTAAGTCAGCTCTATAAAATAGATTTAATTATTAAGGTCGAAGCGTTGACCCTTTTTTAAATAGAATAGATATTCAGCAATATTTGTTGCTAAATCAGCACAACGCTCAATAAAGCGACAAATAAATGCTAAATTAGTTATTTGCGAAATATTTTCAGGTCGAACACTACTTAACTTCATTAATTGCGTAATCATACTTCCGTACATTTCATCAATTTGATCATCAAAATCAGCTACTTCTTTTGCTTTTGTTGTGTTTTCTTCAACAAAAGCTTCAACAACTTGATTTAACATTGCAGAAGTTTTTAAAAACATATCCTCAATTAACTCTACTGAAGTTATAAAATTTGCATCACCTATACGAATCGTCTCTTTTGCAATATTTACTGCATAATCACCAACACGTTCCATATCTGATGCTGCTTTTAGTAAAACAACTAATCGTCGTAAGTCCTTTGCAACTGGTTGTTGTCTCGTCATAATTAAAATCACTCGATCATTTATTAGTTCTTCTAAGTGATTTATTTCAGTGTCTTTATTAATAATTTCACGTGCTAATTTTATATCTTTATCAATGAACGACTTAAATGTAAGATCTAGTTGACTTATGCTTAATTTACAAAGTTTTATTAATTCATTTTGAACATCTTCAATATCATGTTCATAACGACCACGAACTCCCATGTCCTTCCTCCCCCCTTAACCGAATCGACCTGAAATATAATCCTCTGTTCTTTGATCAGTTGGAGTTGAGAATATTTTATCAGTATTGTCAAATTCAACCACTTCACCATTTAAGAAGAATGCAGTTTTGTCAGAAATACGAGCTGCTTGTTGCATATTGTGTGTAACGATAATAATAGAATATTTATCTTTTATTTCTTGAACAAGTTCTTCTACTTTTAAAGTCGAAATTGGGTCAAGTGCAGATGTTGGCTCATCCATTAAAATAACATCTGGCTCAATTGCAAGACATCGAGCAATACAAATACGTTGTTGTTGACCACCGGATAGTCCATATGCATTTTGATTCAGACGATCTTTTACTTCATCCCAAATCGCGGCGCCGCGCAGTGATTTTTCTACGATTTCATCTAGAACTCTTTTATTTTTAATTCCATGGATTCTTGGTCCATATGCAATATTATCATAAATTGATTTAGGAAATGGATTAGGCTTTTGGAAGACCATCCCTACTTTTGTACGTAGTTCTTCAACTTCATAATTACCTTCAAAAATATTACGTCCACGGTAATTAATTTCACCATTTGTTTTTACGATAGGAACAAGCTCAACCATTCGATTTAGAGCCTTGATATATGTGGATTTCCCACATCCAGATGGTCCGATAATAGCAGTAACTTCATTTTCTTTGATGTCTAAATTAATATCTTTTAAAGCATGATGATCTCCATACCAAAGATCGAAATTCTTTGATTGGAATACAGTATTTTTCGTTGTAATAATCTTTGTAGATGTTTCTTCACCGACATTTTTAGACGCCTTTATAGTAAACTTTTCAGTTTCATTATTGATCATTGTTTGTACCAACCTTTACACTTCCTTAATATCGTTTTTGGAATTTATTGCGAATAAAGATTGCAATTGAGTTCATAACCACAAGCAATATCATTAAAACAATAATTCCGGCTGAAGAAACATATAAAAATTCTTCTTGAGGACGTTTTGCCCAATCATATATTTGCATTGGTAATGCGGTAAATTCACTTAGCAATCCTTCTGGTAAGAATTGTAGAATAACCGGAATACCAATAACAACTAACGGTGCTGTCTCTCCGATTGCACGGGATAACGCTAAAATACTACCTGTTAAAATACCTGGGATTGCAGCTGGTAAAACCACACGTGTAATGGTTTGCCATTTCGTTGCCCCCATTCCATAAGAAGCTTCACGTTGATCATTTGGTACTGCACGAATGGCTTCTTGTGCTGCAACGATAATTACAGGTAAAATTAATAAACTCATTGTAAAACCTGCAGCCAAGACACTTTTCCCTAATCCTAACATACGAACAAAAATTGTTAATCCAAGTAAACCAAATACAATTGATGGTACACCTGCAAGGTTAGAAATATTCGTACGAATAAAATCATTAAATTTATTCTGTTTTGCATACTCCTCTAAATAAATTGCTGTACCTACACCCAATATAATCGATACAGGTGCAACAACTGCCATTAACCAAAGTGAACCGATTAAAGCAGCTTTAATACCTGCTTTTTCAGGGAACCGTGATGCAAAATTTGTTACGAAATCTACATTTAAATATCCTGCTCCTTGTGAAACGATTCGCACCAATAACACAACTAAACAAAGCAATGCAAAAAGTGTAGCAATTAGGAATAACGATTTCCAAAGTTTGTTGAACTTTAAACGAGACTTCATACGCTTCATAACAACAGTTTCATCAATGTACTTCATCGTTAATACTCCTCTCTGAAGCGTTTTGAAATATAGTGTGCTAATAAATTCATAATTAATGTGAATATAAATAATGTGAACCCGACAGCATAAATTGAGTAGTAAATTGTTGTACCATAACCAGCATCACCTGATGAAACTTGAACGATATACGCTGTCATAGTTTGGATAGAACCTGTTACATCTAAATTAAATGTTGGCGTTGCACCACCTGCAAGGGATACAATCATAGTTTCACCAATTGCACGTGATATTGCTAAAACAATAGATGAAATAATACCCGAAATTGCAGCTGGAAGAACTACTTTTAATGCTACTTCAAGTTTTGTTGCTCCTAATCCAAGAGCAGCTTCACGTATAGAATTTGGAACAGAGCTCATTGCGTCTTCAGATAACGATGCGATCATGGGAATAATCATAATTCCTACTACAATACCTGGGCTAAGTGCGTTGAATATTTTCAGTGACGGTATCAATTGTTGCAGAATTGGTGTAACAAATGTTAGAGCGAAGAAACCATAAACAATTGTAGGAACACCTGCTAACACCTCTAATATTGGTTTAATTACACGGCGTGCTTTATCTGATGCATATTCACTTAAATAAATTGCAGCTGCAATACCTAATGGTACAGCTACGATTATTGCGATGACTGTTACTTTTAAAGTACCTAAAATTAATGGTAATACACCGAATGTAGGATTATTTCCTGAGAATGGAAACCATTCTGTTCCGAATAAGTAATCTGTAATTGATACTCTCTGAAAAAATTCAAAGGTCTCGAATATAAGAGTGAAAAGGATCCCAAAAGTTGTTAATACAGATACAACGGCAGTAAATAACAATAGTAATGGCATCACTTTTTCAAGAACTTTTTTACCTTTCTTGTTTCGAGACTTCGCAATCAAATCTTGAACCGATTGCTCTTTCCCTAATCCTTGAGAAGCCATAATGTAAATCTCCCTTCAATATACGTGAGAAAATGTGTGGGCTAGATTTTACCCACACATTATTTTAAAAATCTAGTAAAATTATTTTAAGCCTTCTAAAGTTGATAAACCTGTTTCATAATCAGCATCTTGTAATTTAACATAACCAACAGCTTCAGCCATTGCACCAGCGTTTTCTAATGTATATTTCATGAAATCATAGAAAGCTTCGTTTTCTTTTACTGCATCATTTTTTGCATATACGAATAATGGACGTGAAAGTGGTGTGTATTCTCCAGATTCAATTGTTTCGTTATTTGGTTCTACTCCATCAACTGTTACAGCTTGTAATTTGTCTGTGTTTTCTAAGTAGTATGCAAAACCGAAGAATCCGATTGCATTTTTATCTCCAGCAACACCTTGTACTAATACGTTATCATCTTCAGATAATGTAGCGTTTTTCACTAAGTCAGCTCCATCTAAAATTACTTCATCAAAGTAATCAAAAGTACCTGAGTCAGTACCTGGAGAGTAGAATACGATTTCTTCTGCTGGCCAAGATGGGTCAATATCAGACCATTTTTTAGTTGTGCCATCTTCAATCCAAAGTTGTTTCAATTGATCAACTGTTAAATCTTTAGCCCAATTATTTTCTGGGTTAATAACAACTGTTAAACCATCATTTGCAATTTTGAATTCTGTATATTCAATACCAGCTTCTTCTAAAGCAGCTTTTTCTTCATCTTTAATTGGACGTGATGCGTTTGAGAAATCAGTTTCATCTGCGATGAACTTTTCAAAACCACCGCCTGTACCTGAAACACCTACTGATACTTTAACATCAGGTTGTACTCCACTATATTCTTCTACAAGTGCTTCTGTAATTGGCGCAACTGTTGATGAACCGTCACCATTTACTGTTCCTGTTAATTGCGCATCTCCTTGATCTGCAGTTTCACCAGTAGTTTGTTCATTAGTTGCTGGTTCCTCTTCAGCTGTGTTTGAACCACAAGCTCCTAATAATAATGCTGAGCCTAACGCGGCTGTCATTGTTAAGTACTTCCACTTTTTCATCTCTTATTTCCTCCATCAATTTCATAGTAAGTTTGTCTTACAGATTTCACTATAAAGGTGTATTGTTGATGTTATATAAACGAATTGTAAAGAGATTGTAAATCAATGTCGAAAAATAGAATAAAATTTCAATTATTCGTTAAAACTTTAGCTATGAACATTAAGCAAAACTATATAAATACTAGAATTAATTATTAATCACCTATTTTCCTTACTTAAATTTCCCCTTAATGAGTAACCAATAGAATTATTAATACCTTCAATCAATAAATAGAAAAAGACCCAATAGTATGCAATTGCAAACTATCGAGTCTTTTTTCCATTAATTTACTGTTTGTTCAACAGTGTTTTCATCAATTTTCTCATCTGTAGTTGGCGGAAGGATCTTTTGTTCCACCGAGCTTTCGGATACTCCGTTTTCAGCGTATTTCTCTTTTAATTTAAAATAAACATCCAATATTTCACGCGCAATTTCATTATTTTGCGGTTGATAAATATCATAGTTTGTTGTTACCCATGGAATAAATACAGCGTATGCAACCTCTGGATTTTCAAAAGGAGCAAACCCAACATGAGTTAAATTGATTGTAGTAGTTCCATACTCCTCACGAAGTGGACCGTAATAAACCACTTCCGCAGTACCTGTTTTACCCGCTGCAGTGTATGGAGCATTTGCAAATTGTGCACGAGCAGAACCCTGGTTTCCAACATAAACTTGACGAAGTCCTTTTTTCACTTGATCTATTTCATCTTGACTATTAGAAATTCGATTCAAAATCTTTGGCGTTACTTCTTC
Coding sequences:
- a CDS encoding glutathione peroxidase; the encoded protein is MSIYDITVTDANGKQYSLERYKGKVMLIVNTATKCGFTPQFEELEELYKKYQKEDFVVLGFPSNQFKQELSSGKEAEEACRLSYGVSFPIHDLVKVNGNEAHELFKYLTEESKGILGKNVKWNFTKFLVDQQGNVVKRYAPTDKPSKFENEIKEYL
- a CDS encoding aminodeoxychorismate/anthranilate synthase component II; the protein is MILLIDNYDSFTYNLYQQISSLGKNVQVVRNDAITIEEIRELNPEAIVLSPGPGTPDDAGITIDVVRQLYTEFPILGICLGHQSIGAAFGGNIVRAENIMHGKLSYLTYKREGLFNSLTEDIAVMRYHSLVIEPATLHEDFEIIATSTDDQEIMAIQHKQYPVYGLQFHPESIGTETGVKMVGTFLEKI
- the trpE gene encoding anthranilate synthase component I, producing the protein MTVEVKNYIIRELQGDMMTPISVFQSLKGKHKVLFESSAKHEESGRYSFIAVNPIAELKGNHDYYYYNYKEEELIRESGSVLQKLREMLPIQNAQYPFSFFGGAIGYFGYDTAFYNEKIGEVLQDDLNMPDVHVNFYDTFIVFDHLLQTVTIAAVDLFQSGKSEKEMEQSIGRLIDEIKQGVTFKEEQSISVKFEPTIKKEDFIEMVETAKNHIERGDIFQVVLSQRFSADFNGDPFALYRKLRTSNPSPYMFYLEFDQYTILGTSPESLVKVQDRIITTNPIAGTKPRGKTTEEDLQTEQLLLHDEKEIAEHRMLVDLGRNDIGRVSKIGSVKVSKYMTIERYKYVMHIVSEVIGELNDDVHVLDVLTSCLPAGTVSGAPKIRAMQIINELEQRKRGVYAGAIGYLSLNGNLDLALAIRTMIVKDEKAHVQAGAGIVYDSNAQSEYEETLNKAKALLEVHR
- the phoU gene encoding phosphate signaling complex protein PhoU, whose translation is MGVRGRYEHDIEDVQNELIKLCKLSISQLDLTFKSFIDKDIKLAREIINKDTEINHLEELINDRVILIMTRQQPVAKDLRRLVVLLKAASDMERVGDYAVNIAKETIRIGDANFITSVELIEDMFLKTSAMLNQVVEAFVEENTTKAKEVADFDDQIDEMYGSMITQLMKLSSVRPENISQITNLAFICRFIERCADLATNIAEYLFYLKKGQRFDLNN
- the pstB gene encoding phosphate ABC transporter ATP-binding protein PstB yields the protein MINNETEKFTIKASKNVGEETSTKIITTKNTVFQSKNFDLWYGDHHALKDINLDIKENEVTAIIGPSGCGKSTYIKALNRMVELVPIVKTNGEINYRGRNIFEGNYEVEELRTKVGMVFQKPNPFPKSIYDNIAYGPRIHGIKNKRVLDEIVEKSLRGAAIWDEVKDRLNQNAYGLSGGQQQRICIARCLAIEPDVILMDEPTSALDPISTLKVEELVQEIKDKYSIIIVTHNMQQAARISDKTAFFLNGEVVEFDNTDKIFSTPTDQRTEDYISGRFG
- the pstA gene encoding phosphate ABC transporter permease PstA, with translation MKYIDETVVMKRMKSRLKFNKLWKSLFLIATLFALLCLVVLLVRIVSQGAGYLNVDFVTNFASRFPEKAGIKAALIGSLWLMAVVAPVSIILGVGTAIYLEEYAKQNKFNDFIRTNISNLAGVPSIVFGLLGLTIFVRMLGLGKSVLAAGFTMSLLILPVIIVAAQEAIRAVPNDQREASYGMGATKWQTITRVVLPAAIPGILTGSILALSRAIGETAPLVVIGIPVILQFLPEGLLSEFTALPMQIYDWAKRPQEEFLYVSSAGIIVLMILLVVMNSIAIFIRNKFQKRY
- the pstC gene encoding phosphate ABC transporter permease subunit PstC — protein: MASQGLGKEQSVQDLIAKSRNKKGKKVLEKVMPLLLLFTAVVSVLTTFGILFTLIFETFEFFQRVSITDYLFGTEWFPFSGNNPTFGVLPLILGTLKVTVIAIIVAVPLGIAAAIYLSEYASDKARRVIKPILEVLAGVPTIVYGFFALTFVTPILQQLIPSLKIFNALSPGIVVGIMIIPMIASLSEDAMSSVPNSIREAALGLGATKLEVALKVVLPAAISGIISSIVLAISRAIGETMIVSLAGGATPTFNLDVTGSIQTMTAYIVQVSSGDAGYGTTIYYSIYAVGFTLFIFTLIMNLLAHYISKRFREEY
- a CDS encoding PstS family phosphate ABC transporter substrate-binding protein gives rise to the protein MKKWKYLTMTAALGSALLLGACGSNTAEEEPATNEQTTGETADQGDAQLTGTVNGDGSSTVAPITEALVEEYSGVQPDVKVSVGVSGTGGGFEKFIADETDFSNASRPIKDEEKAALEEAGIEYTEFKIANDGLTVVINPENNWAKDLTVDQLKQLWIEDGTTKKWSDIDPSWPAEEIVFYSPGTDSGTFDYFDEVILDGADLVKNATLSEDDNVLVQGVAGDKNAIGFFGFAYYLENTDKLQAVTVDGVEPNNETIESGEYTPLSRPLFVYAKNDAVKENEAFYDFMKYTLENAGAMAEAVGYVKLQDADYETGLSTLEGLK